A window of Komagataeibacter medellinensis NBRC 3288 contains these coding sequences:
- a CDS encoding SDR family oxidoreductase has protein sequence MPQQVAVITGAGAGIGRATARTLGRAGCDVALVGRNRDRLGDAAAELRELNVRTHIVCVDVANAAAVEQAAEEIEEKLGPITLWVNCAGATVTGQVAALEADEIRRATEVTYLGTVNGTRAALTRMRRRGHGTIVNLDRLASLRPPPLQAVENGARAAVRAFSESIRPEILHDGDRIHIALVHLPAINTPRYSWTRNHTGKRLKPMGPVYEPEIAAEAICRAAFDQQRDIWVGLSGVRNWLLSTFLPGLSDGWLAGKGYARQIEKTAVTGDEPDDLYETVPGAYAAHGRFDMVTRKGMPLLLTTRHAQLATAMGFMGMLLLALRRKRK, from the coding sequence ATGCCGCAGCAGGTTGCCGTCATTACCGGAGCGGGCGCGGGGATCGGTCGCGCCACAGCACGCACACTGGGCCGCGCCGGGTGTGACGTCGCCCTTGTCGGCCGCAACCGTGACAGACTGGGGGATGCGGCGGCCGAACTGCGCGAACTCAATGTGCGCACCCATATCGTATGCGTGGACGTAGCCAATGCTGCTGCCGTGGAACAGGCTGCGGAGGAAATCGAGGAAAAGCTCGGCCCCATCACGCTATGGGTAAACTGCGCGGGTGCGACAGTGACCGGGCAGGTCGCAGCGCTTGAGGCCGACGAGATCCGCCGCGCCACGGAAGTCACCTACCTTGGCACGGTCAATGGCACCCGCGCGGCCCTGACGCGCATGCGCCGCCGTGGCCATGGCACGATTGTCAACCTGGACCGGTTGGCCAGCCTACGACCGCCGCCGCTACAGGCGGTGGAAAATGGCGCACGTGCAGCTGTTCGGGCCTTTTCAGAAAGCATCCGGCCCGAAATCCTGCATGATGGCGACCGCATCCATATCGCGCTGGTGCACCTGCCCGCCATCAACACGCCGCGTTATTCATGGACGCGCAACCATACCGGCAAGCGCCTCAAGCCGATGGGACCCGTCTATGAACCTGAAATCGCGGCTGAGGCCATCTGCCGCGCCGCCTTCGACCAGCAGCGTGACATCTGGGTTGGTCTGTCTGGCGTGCGCAACTGGCTGCTATCCACCTTCCTGCCCGGCCTGTCGGATGGCTGGCTGGCGGGCAAGGGCTACGCAAGGCAGATAGAAAAGACCGCCGTTACGGGTGATGAACCTGATGACCTGTACGAAACCGTGCCCGGCGCCTATGCAGCCCATGGCCGTTTTGACATGGTTACCCGCAAGGGCATGCCGCTGCTGCTGACCACGCGCCATGCCCAGCTTGCTACCGCGATGGGCTTTATGGGCATGCTCCTGCTGGCGCTACGCCGCAAACGGAAATAA
- a CDS encoding 4-(cytidine 5'-diphospho)-2-C-methyl-D-erythritol kinase yields MSSLHEMAHAKINLYLHVTGRRDDGYHLLDSLAVFAGAADELRLHQGSGRGGQVGLRIEGTFAPGLQADDCADNLIVRAGALLRAHVGPDVAARLPDVDIVLRKELPVASGIGGGSADAAAALRLLCKVWALDIARAPFMELATRLGADVPVCLDQRAARMEGIGEELTPAPALPPCGMMLVNCGQSVSTPQVFRTRAPVFTPRAILPPQWPTLAEMVRDLAAQRNDLQDAACALCPEITTVLDVLRAAPGCRLARMSGSGATCFALFDSPAVAQAAQGAVRREGWWVWAGDLCRSSGRAVQGIGAVLA; encoded by the coding sequence ATGTCCTCCCTGCACGAAATGGCTCATGCGAAGATCAACCTGTACCTGCATGTCACGGGCCGGCGGGATGACGGCTATCACCTGCTCGATAGTCTGGCCGTATTTGCCGGTGCGGCGGATGAACTGCGCCTGCACCAGGGTAGCGGGCGAGGCGGACAGGTTGGCCTGCGCATAGAGGGCACGTTTGCCCCCGGCCTGCAGGCCGATGACTGCGCCGATAACCTGATCGTACGCGCGGGCGCGCTCCTGCGCGCGCATGTCGGGCCGGATGTGGCGGCCCGACTGCCCGATGTGGATATCGTACTGCGCAAGGAACTGCCCGTGGCGTCTGGCATCGGGGGCGGATCGGCCGATGCGGCCGCCGCGCTGCGACTGCTGTGCAAGGTCTGGGCGCTGGACATTGCGCGCGCGCCGTTCATGGAACTGGCCACGCGTCTGGGGGCGGACGTACCGGTCTGTCTGGACCAGCGCGCCGCCCGCATGGAAGGCATTGGCGAGGAACTGACCCCCGCACCCGCCCTGCCGCCCTGTGGCATGATGCTGGTCAATTGCGGGCAGAGTGTCTCCACCCCGCAGGTGTTCAGGACCCGCGCACCGGTCTTCACGCCGCGCGCCATCCTGCCGCCGCAGTGGCCCACACTGGCTGAGATGGTGCGCGACCTCGCGGCACAGCGCAATGATTTGCAGGATGCAGCCTGTGCGCTATGCCCCGAAATCACTACCGTGCTGGATGTCCTGCGCGCAGCCCCGGGCTGCCGTCTTGCGCGCATGAGCGGTTCGGGCGCGACCTGTTTCGCCTTGTTTGACAGCCCTGCGGTAGCACAGGCAGCGCAGGGTGCTGTCCGGCGCGAGGGTTGGTGGGTTTGGGCAGGTGATCTGTGTCGCAGTAGTGGTCGCGCAGTGCAGGGTATCGGAGCGGTCCTGGCCTGA